The Musa acuminata AAA Group cultivar baxijiao chromosome BXJ2-2, Cavendish_Baxijiao_AAA, whole genome shotgun sequence genome has a segment encoding these proteins:
- the LOC135606162 gene encoding uncharacterized protein LOC135606162, whose amino-acid sequence MMSEIRDKSRGQCAYFSIGSALDLGREGRMLEGKAMIQDTDMPVKMQLQAMSCASEALDLFDVLDCKSIATHIKKEFDLRYGPGWQCVVGSNFGCFFTHTKGTFIYFCLETLNFLIFKGAAA is encoded by the exons ATGATGTCAGAGATCAGAGATAAGAGTAGGGGACAGTGTGCAT ATTTCTCAATTGGATCAGCACTGGATTTGGGGAGAGAAGGCAGAATGCTGGAGGGGAAGGCAATGATCCAGGACACAGACATGCCAGTGAAGATGCAGCTGCAAGCCATGTCCTGTGCTAGTGAAGCTCTCGACCTCTTTGATGTCCTTGACTGCAAAAGCATAGCTACCCACATCAAGAAG GAATTTGATCTGAGGTATGGGCCTGGATGGCAATGTGTGGTGGGTTCCAACTTTGGGTGCTTCTTCACCCACACAAAGGGCACCTTCATCTACTTCTGCCTGGAGACACTCAACTTTCTCATCTTCAAAGGAGCTGCTGCTTAG
- the LOC135605050 gene encoding transcription repressor OFP7-like, which translates to MEINGSCGGGSSTGRRLKQRLARMFLRSSCNTSTSAASAGAEPVFEVEHRDHGLGRRSLSFAVPGDHRRHTAVAVALPRSVDCSGCKPSHQSASLMAKSDKWKDSKGRKKENTASPSLPRKSSYYYHCIDKAMGERKEIKRKKKKRLLSNGYGFSSSSSTESDQEDGFFSSEEREGKEEEAEAFFSSRSFSSVSCDFYQRPTSNKKKKNNNNNNKKEPERPPRRRRRGGGKYEVWGVCKGLQPLVSVRSPAAKNGVAVVKRSRDPYTDFRSSMAEMITERQIFEAEDLESLLQSYLCLNSPHLHLVILQAFSDIWVVLFGH; encoded by the coding sequence ATGGAGATCAACGGGAGTTGTGGTGGTGGTAGTAGTACGGGCAGGAGGCTGAAGCAGCGACTGGCTCGCATGTTCCTCCGCTCCTCCTGCAACACTTCCACCTCCGCCGCCTCGGCCGGAGCAGAGCCGGTCTTCGAGGTGGAACACCGCGACCATGGCCTCGGTCGTCGTTCGCTTTCTTTCGCTGTGCCTGGCGATCACCGCCGGCACACAGCGGTTGCTGTTGCGCTGCCGCGGTCAGTGGATTGCAGCGGGTGTAAACCATCCCACCAATCTGCATCCTTGATGGCAAAGAGTGACAAGTGGAAGGATTCCAAGGGAAGAAAGAAGGAGAATACTGCTTCTCCCTCCTTGCCACGGAAGAGTTCTTACTACTATCATTGCATCGACAAGGCCATGGGAGAAAGGAAGGAGatcaagaggaagaaaaagaagagacttTTGTCCAACGGCTACGGATTCAGCAGCTCCTCGTCGACTGAAAGCGATCAAGAAGACGGATTCTTCAGCAGCGAAGAGCGCGAAGGAAAGGAAGAGGAGGCCGAGGCGTTCTTCTCATCGAGGAGCTTCTCCTCTGTCTCCTGCGACTTCTACCAGAGGCCGACGtccaataagaagaagaagaacaacaacaacaacaacaagaaagaaCCCGAGCGTCCTCCACGACGACGCCGCCGCGGCGGTGGGAAGTACGAAGTTTGGGGAGTGTGCAAGGGGCTTCAACCCCTGGTCTCCGTCCGATCTCCCGCAGCCAAGAACGGCGTCGCGGTGGTGAAGCGATCGAGGGATCCTTACACCGACTTCCGGAGCTCGATGGCGGAGATGATCACGGAGAGGCAAATCTTCGAAGCCGAAGACTTAGAGAGCTTGCTGCAATCCTATCTCTGTCTCAACTCCCCTCACCTCCATCTTGTCATCCTGCAGGCCTTCTCTGATATCTGGGTTGTTCTTTTTGGCCACTAA